Genomic DNA from Leptospira venezuelensis:
GGCCTTATCCTTTTGCGACTGCATGTTGCGGGATAGAATACATGAGTACCTCCTGTGCGGATTATGATATTGCCAGATTCGGAGCGGAAAGACCTTCTTTCTCTCCTAGACAGGCTGACATGATCTTAGTTCTTGGGACTATCACTTATAAAATGGCTCCGGTGCTTCGTGAAATTTATGACCAATTGGCCGAACCAAAGTTTGTGATCAGCTACGGAGCTTGTGCTTCTTCCGGTGGAATGTTCCATGCTTACTCTGTTTTACAGGGAATAGATAGGATTCTTCCTGTGGATCTATATGTTCCAGGTTGTCCTCCTAGGCCAGAAGCGCTATTAGATGCTGTAATCAAACTTCAGGAAAAAGTAAAAACCCAAGGTTTAGAAGCCAGAAGACAGGAAGTAATGGATAAGATCCGGGAAATGAACGAAAGAAACAAACCCCTGGTCGTCCAATGAAAGAAACAATCCAGAGTTTCCTAAAAGACAAATTCTCTCATTTTATTTCCAAGGAAGAAGAAATACTCACAAATCTTCCTACATTCTTCTTAAAGCCGGAAGGTATCGTCCCTGTTCTTTCCGCATTAAAAACAGCTCCAGGAATTGAACTGAATTATCTAAACGATCTGACAGCAATCGATTGGTTGGGTAAAAAAACTCCAAGATTCGAAGTCTGTTACCTTCTCCGCTCCGGAAACAAATCCTCTACAAAAGTGCAATTTCGCGTGGCTTTAGAAGAAGATGAGCAAGTTCCAAGTATTATAAGTATTTTTAAAGGTGCTAACTGGCCGGAAAGAGAAGTTTATGATCTATTCGGTATTCGTTTTGCAGGCCATCCTAGAATGGATCGTCTCATCATGCCTGATAATTTCCAAGGGCATCCATTAAGAAAAGATTATCCATTAGAAGGTTTTGGCCAAGACTATCTGGTAGAGGACCTTCTCACAATCCACTTAAAAGAAGATATGGAGGCTTAAGATGGCAGCGATGTATGAAAAGACAGCGGAACATTTCAGCCTCAAACAGAAAAAACTCCCAGAAGGACATCTTCTTGTAAACCTAGGGCCTTCTCACCCTTCTACTCACGGGATCTTGCAGAATGTGATCCAGCTAGATGGAGAAAGGGTAGTGGATGCAGAATCTGTGATTGGTTATGTACATCGCAGTTTCGAAAAATTAGGAGAACGTTATACTTATAATCAGTTCTTAGTCTGCACCGACAGGATGAACTACGTATCCACTCCTTTGAATAATATTGGATGGATACTTACTGTCGAAAAAATGCTCCAGATAGAAGTTCCGGATAAGGTCACTTACGTTCGGATGATCGTCTCTGAACTTTCTCGTGTGATGGACCATATTATCTGCAATGGTATCTTGGGTGTGGATCTTGGTGCATTCTCTGGGATGTTACATTTATTCCATCATAGAGAGAATATCTATCAAGTCTTAGAAAAACTCACAGGTGCAAGACTTACCACTACATTCTGTAGAGTAGGTGGACTCGAAAAAGATATTTATCCCGAATTCGAAAAGGATGTGAAGACGATCATCAAGGGTCTTCGTCCTGCGATAGAAGAGTTCCAGTCATTACTCGTAAATAATAGAATTTTTATGGATAGAACGGAAGGTGTGGGAGGTATTTCTGCAGAAGATGCTATCTCTTACGGTTATTCCGGCCCTAACTTGAGAGCTGCAGGAGTTCCTTGGGATATTCGTAAGGACGATCCTTATATGTTCTATGATAAGGTGGACTTCGATATTCCTGTAGGAGAGGACGGTTCCGTTCTTCATAGGACGCTTGTACGTATGGAAGAGATGAGACAATCTCTTCGTATTGTAGAACAGCTGATCAACGGTCTTCCAACAGGCGCTCACCATGCGGACATTCCTCATATTTATCTTCCGGACAAGAGCAAGGTTTATAAGAATATGGAAGAGTTGATCTACCATTTCAAATTGATCATGCACGGTATCAAAGTTCCTAAGGGTGAATATTATATGGCAACCGAGGCCGCTAACGGTGAACTCGGATTTTATATCGTTTCCGAAGGGGAGAAGTCTCCTTGGAGAGTACATGTTCGCAGGCCATGTTTCTGGTTTTATCAATCTTTCCCTGAATTAGTAAAAGGTTCACTTCTTGCGGATACGGTCGCTACTATGAGTTCTATGAATGTGATCGCAGGGGAGTTGGACTGCTGATGAGTTATCAATTTTCCTCCCAATCAGTTGCAAGATTAGACAAACTGTTGGAGATGTTCCCTGATAAAAGAAGTGTGATCCTTCCAGGGTTGTACCTCCTACAAAAAGAACAAGGGTTTGTAGACAGAGAAGGAATGGAAGCGCTTGCGGAAAAGATCGGCTCTCCTATTTCTCTTGCTCAAGTTTATGGAGTCGCCACTTTCTATACCTTATATAATAAAAAGCCCGTGGGTAAGTATCATATCCAGATCTGCGGAACTTCTTCTTGTTATATGAGAGGAAATGATAAACTCGAAAAACATCTTTGCTCTCGTTTAGGAATCGAATTGGGAGAAACTACTCCTGATAAAAAATTCACTTTGGAAGAAGTGGAATGTCTGGGCGCCTGCGGATACGCTCCAATGGTCCAGATCAACGATGCATATTATGAAAATCTAACGTTCGAAAAAATGGATGAGATCCTGAAGGATTTGACCTAAGGGGAAACGTTATGGCAGAAATGAAAATCCTTACTAAATTTATAGATGATCCTCGTTCGAATGAATTAGAATTTTATGAATCAGTTCACGGCTATGACGGAATGAAAAAGGCTCTGTCAATTGCGCCGGAAGAAATTATAGAGATCGTCAAAAAATCAGGTTTGAGAGGAAGAGGAGGCGCTGGTTTCCCTACGGGACTTAAATGGTCCTTTATTCCAAAAGATATTCCAAAACCAAAATATCTTATCTGTAATGCGGACGAGGGAGAACCTGGAACATTCAAAGATCGTAAACTGATTGAGAACCTTCCCCACCAGATCATCGAGGGAATGGTGATCGGTGCTAAAGCGATCGGTGCAAACAAAGGATTTTTTTATATCCGCGGAGAGTTCAATAAAGGTATCGACTCCATGCAAAAGGCGATCGATGAAGCCTATGCAAAAGGGTATCTGGGAAAAAATATCCTAGGCAGCGGATTTGATTTTGATCTGGTATTATATGCAGGAGCAGGTGCTTATATCTGCGGAGAAGAAACTGCTCTCATCAATTCTTTGGAAGGTCGTAGGGGCCATCCAAGATTAAAACCTCCATTTCCTGCTGTTTCAGGTTTATATCGTTGTCCTACTGTGGTGAATAACGTGGAAACTTTTTCTACTGTTCCTCATATTTTGGACAAGGGCGCAGATTGGTATTCTAAGATAGGTACCGAAAAATCTCCAGGCACTCGTTTGTTCTCTGTTTCTGGTCATGTAAAAAGGCCTGGAGTGTACGAGATCGAACTTGGGACTCCTTTATTAGAATTAGTGAATGATCTTTGCGGCGGAATGCTGGACGATGTTCCGTTAAAAGCTGTGATCCCGGGGGGTTCTTCCGTTCCTATCCTGACAGCAGAAGAATGTAAAACCGCAAATATGGATTTCGAATCCATGGCGGCTCATAAGACAATGCTTGGTTCCGGAGCGGTGATCGTGATCGGAGAAGGTACTGACCTTGTAGAAACCACTTACAGATTTGCAAGATTTTACGCTCATGAGTCCTGCGGGCAATGTACTCCATGTAGAGAAGGTACTCATTGGGTAAGGGACCTGCTTCATAAGATCAGAGAAGGAGAAGGCACAAGTGCAGACTTGGATCTAATTCTTTCTTTGGCTAGAAATATGGAAGGCGGAACTACAATCTGTCCTTTATCCGACGCATGTGTGGGTGCAGTAAGGCCTACTATCTTAAAATTCAAACATGAATTCGAAGCCAGATTAAAAGACAAAGCAGGCAAAGAAGAACAAATTCCTGCTCGGACTGGAGTCTAAACCGTGGATTGGAATGTAGTTCTACTCTGGTTATTAAAGAGTGCACTTTTTTTCTTAGTGTTCATCACTGCTTGTGCATATTATACATTAGCAGAACGTAAAGTAGCCGGGTTTATTCAAGACAGAAAAGGTCCTAATCGTGCAGGTCCATTAGGTTTATTGCAACCTTTGGCGGATGGGATCAAGTTCTTAACTAAGGAAGAGATCTTTCCTAAAAATGTGAACAGGGTCATGTATTTGATCGCCCCTGCGATATCTATGACCTGTGCAATCATGGCTTGGGCGGTTGTTCCGTTAGGTGGAACGGTTCTTTTGCCAGAGTGGCTTGCAAAAGAAATCGGTTCTCCATATTTAGATCTGCAGATCGCAAATCCGGACACGGGGATCTTGTTCTTGTTTGCGATCTCTAGTCTTTCGGTTTATGGGATCATTCTTGCTGGTTGGTCCAGTAATAATAAATATTCTTTGATTGGTGGGATACGTGCCACGGCTCAGATGATTAGCTACGAATTGCCTCTCGGTCTGTCTGTGGCGGCTATCGTGATCTTGACCGGATCTCTAAAACTCACAGATATCAATGATGCGCAGATAGGCCTTTGGAATATTTTTAAACTTCCTGGCTTTATTGCATTTTCTGTTTTTGTTGTAGCAATGTTTGCTGAGACTAACAGACTTCCTTTCGATTTAGCGGAAGCAGAATCAGAACTAGTAGTAGGTTTTCATACAGAATATGGCGCGTTCAAGTTCGCGTTATTCTTCATTGCGGAATATATGAATATGATCACTATGAGTTGTGTGGTCACCATTCTATTTTTTGGTGGATATCACCTTCCTTTTGGTTTATTGAGCGGTTCTATTTGGCAGGCCTGGGCAGGACTTGGGTTTTTTACTCTTAAGGTTTTATTCTTCGCATTTTTATTTATGTGGGTAAGATGGACTCTGCCAAGATTCAGATACGATCAATTGATGACAATCGGTTGGAAAAAAATGATCCCTTGGGCAGTGGCAAATATAATAATCGCAAGCGTGTACGTTGGTTTGGACGGTTTCTGGAAATGGTAGGAATATTCGATAATCCTCAGCTTCTGCTCTTTTTTATATTCAGCGGAGTGTTAGTTGCAGGAGCCTTAGGAGTAGTCTTTCATCCGAATCCAATTAGCTCTGCTGTCTTACTTGTGCTTTCCTTTTTTGCGTTAGCTGGAATTTATGCGGTAATCGGTTCCGTCTTTGTGGCCACAATGCAAGTGTTAGTATATGCAGGCGCTATAATGGTGCTTGTAGTATTTGTTTTGATGCTTCTTTCTTTGCATGACGAAGGGATCGCAAAACTTTGGAATCATCCAATTAAAAAAGTTTTGGTTCTTTCCGTGGTATCATTGCTTGCAATCGTGTTGATCCATTCAGTGAGAGAAGGTATTCCAAATACGGAAGCCTCTCCCAAAGGATACTCTGAGTCGGGTTCTTACGAATATACTCTATCCGAATCGGAAGAAGGAAAAGCGGATGTAATCGCAGAAGGGAATACTGCTGTGGTGGGTAGTTCTATGTTCTTAGATTATCTTCTTCCTTTTGAAATAGTTTCCATATTACTTTTAGCCGCCGTACTCGGTGCAGTTATATTGGGGAAAAAGAATTTAGGTAAAAAAACAGAAGAAGGGGAGCCATGAATCCGGGAATTCTGAAACCAACTCTCGCGGGAATCCCCGTGGAATATCTGCTGATCCTTTCCTGTATCATTTTTTCTATCGGTGTTGCCGGTGTTTTATTCAGAAGAAGTGCTGTAGTCATCTTCATGAGTATAGAACTCATGTTAAACTCGGTAAACTTGGTATTTGTCGTTTTTTCAAAATCACTTCATCAGGTCCAGGGAGAAGTGGTGGTGTTTTTCGTGATGGCGATCGCAGCAGTAGAGGCAGCGATCGGTCTTGCCTTAGTGGTTGCAATTCATAGAAAGAAAAAGACCAGTTTCGTAGACGAAATGAATTTAATGAAATGGTAATGCAATGAGTTGGGAAATCCTTATACCGGTTTTAGTTTTTTCTCCTCTTCTTGGATCCGTACTAAACGCATTATTCGGAAGATATTGGAAAGGTCTTTCTGGTTCGATCGGAACCTTGCTCTCTTTTGTTTCCTTTGCTGCGAGTGTATTCGCTTATTTTCAGTTCCATCCTTTAGAAAGACAAGATGCTCAAATTGTAACTCTATTTAATTGGGTAGAAGTCGGAAATTTTAAAGCGGATCTTGCTTACCAAGTAGATCAACTTTCTCTTTTTATGGCATTGATCATAACAGGGATCGGAAGTTTGATCCATCTTTATTCGATTGGATACATGAAAGGAAATCCAAGCATCGGAAGATTTTTTTCTTATCTGAATTTGTTCGTATTCTTCATGCTCCATTTGGTTTTAGCGGAAAACTTGGTGGTCCTGTTTTTCGGTTGGGAAGGTGTGGGACTTTGTTCTTATCTTCTGATCGGCTTTGATACACATAAAGAAAATGCGGCGCAGGCAAGTATCAAGGCGTTCGTTACCAATAGGATAGCAGACTTGGCTATGATTGGGGGAATTGCTCTCACCTATTGGTTGGCAGGTTCCGTTTCTTTTATTACAATTTCAGAATCTTTGCCTCAGGCAAAGTTTTTGCTGAACGCACTTCCTTTTGTGGCGATTTGCTTTTTTATAGGTGCAATGGGCAAATCCGCTCAGTTCCCATTCCATGTTTGGTTACCAGATGCTATGGCTGGACCAACTCCAGTTTCTGCATTGATCCATGCCGCAACAATGGTGACTGCAGGATTATTCCTGATCGCGAGATTGAATTTTATTTTTATTTTAGTTCCTAAAGTAGGTTTTTGGATCGTTTGTATTGGAACATTCACAGCTTTTTTTGCGGCAACCATCGGCGTTTATCAAAACGATATCAAAAAAGTTTTAGCTTATTCCACTGTTTCTCAGTTAGGTTATATGTTTGTTGCAATGGGAACCGGCGCTTATGTGGCGGGACTTTTCCATTTACTGACTCACGCATTCTTTAAAGCACTCTTGTTTTTGGGATCCGGTTCCGTAATCCACGGATTATCTGATGAGCAGGATTTAAGAAGAATGGGAGGGCTCAAATCCCAGATGAAGATCACTTGGTTGACCTTTCTTTTGGGAACCTTAGCGATTGTAGGAGCTCCTCCATTTAGTGGGTTTTTCTCGAAAGATCTAATCTTAGAAAAAGCATTCTATTTTCATCCTGTATTCTTTGGAATGGGGATTGCTACTGCATTCTTAACAACATTTTACATGTTTCGCCTAACGTTTTTGGCATTTACTGGTAAGTCCAGAGTTTCTCCCAATGTGCATCCGCATGAATCTCCTTGGACCATGACAGTGCCATTAGTGATCCTGGCATTCGGTGCAGCATTTTCCGGATATTTATTGGTTCCTGAATCCTTGGGAGGCGGGATTGATTTCTTAGAGAGATACTTCTCTCCTGTTTTTGCAAAAGGATTATTGTATTATTCTCAGCAAAAAGGTGTTTTGGAAGTCCATCATTTAAGCCATCAGTTGGAACTCCTACTAGCTGGACTTTCTTTAGGAGCAATTCTATTAGGAGTTGGGATCTATTGGTTCTTCTTTGGTAAAAAAGAAAAATTACCTATAGATGAATCTTCTTATACCGGCTGGAGAATTCTTCCTGCAAATAAGTATTTCATAGATGAAATTTTCAAAAACGTTTTGATTGGGCCGATCTTTGCCTTCTCCGAATTCTTATCAGAAGTAGTGGAAAAACGTTTAATCGATAAAGTTTTGACTGGAACTGGAAAGTTCTCCGGGGGAGTATCTTCGCTACTGCGTAGAATCCAAACGGGAACCGTAGTAGATTACGCTTTTCTAATTGTTTTAGGGACCGTGTTGATCTTGTCCGTATTCTTATGGAGGGGAATCTAAGTGCCCCAGTATTATTTAAGCATTCTATTATTTCTTCCTGTTTTAGGGATCCCTTTCTTATTTATTTCTAAAAACGAAAAGTGGATCCGACTCTGGTCTTCGATAGTAACTTTTGGAGTTCTTGCGATGACCGGTCCTCTCTTTTTGGAATTCCTAAAAGGGGACAGCGGCTTACAATTCACTCATAAGATCTGGAACTTCTTGGAATTACAATCAGGAGGATTGGATTATCATATAGCAGTAGATGGATTCTCTTTATTGCTTGTGACGATGTCCGCACTTCTGTTCTTTCTTTCGGCTTTATCTGCTTTTTCTAATGTAAAGCATAGGATTCGAGAATTTTTTATACTTCTTCTTTTAGTAGAAACCGGAGTTATCGGGGTTTTTCTTTCTGTTAACCTGATCCAATTTTATGTTTTCTGGGAATGGATGGTTTTACCTTTCACTTTGATGGTTGGGATCTGGGGAGAAAAAGGAAGAATTAAGGCTGCAATGAAATATCTGGTATTCTCCTTTACCGGATCTGTTTTCATGCTCGCGAGTATTCTGGTTCTATATCATTACACTCATACATTCGATTTAGAAGAATTAGCAGTAGTTTCCCTGAATTCTATCCCTGCAAATATTAAATTTTGGTTATTTGTAGGATTTAGTTTTGCATTTGCGATCAAGGTCCCATTATTTCCTTTCCACACTTGGATGCCCGATGTTCACGAGGAAGCGCCTACTGTCGGTTCTGTAGACTTAGCTGGAATTCTATTAAAGATCGGATTATTCGCCTATGTAAGAGTTGCGATCCCGATTTTCCCTCAGGTATTTTTAGAATATCGTAACTTACTTACCGCCCTTGCTGTTGCTGGGATTGTTTACGGAGCCCTCGTGGCCTTAACTCAGAAAAACAGCAAACGTCTAATTGCATTCTCTTCTCTCTCTCATATGGGGTTCTGTATCTTGGGGATCTTAACGCTTACTGAAGAAGGTGTGGCAGGTGGAATGTTACAAATGGTGAATCATGGATTCACTTCAGGACTTCTCTTCTTTATATTAGGATTTTTGCATGAAAGAACCGGCACGAATGAATTAAAAGATTATTCCGGCCTTGCGAAATCTGCACCGTTCTTGGCAGTTGCGATTGGCCTGGCAGCGTTTGCGAGTGCTGGTCTTCCTGGCACGAACGGTTTCGTGGGAGAATTTTTAGTTCTAATCGGAACTTTTAAATATAGTCTTATTTATGGGTTCTTAGCAGGATCTGCAGTGATCTTTGCTGCTGGGTATATGTTATACTTTGCAAAACACTTATTATTCGGTGAACCAAATGCTTTATCTTCAGGTTTGTCCCCTTTAAATTTGAGGGAAAAATTTATAATCTCCTTAGTTGCAGGAATTATAATATTAACTGGAATTTTCCCTAATATTCTGCTCGAGTATTTGAAACCTAGTGCAAGAGTGGTATTGAACCTGACTTCTAATCAAGCATTGCAAGAAAGAGCCTTTTTGGAACAAGAAGGTAATTTGAGAAACACCAAGAAGAAATTTATAAATTATAGGACCTTGGGCGTCGAGCCTCCTAGTTACGAGGATAGGATCAGTTCTGGAAGAGGAACGGGGATCCCAGCTAAAAAGACAGTGTCCCAAGAGGCGGAAGAATGAATTTAATTCCAAATTCCAACGATCTAATTTCTATACTTCCTATTCTGGTACTTTCCGGAGGAGGGATATTGTTACTTGGATTGCAGTTCTTTTTCCAAGGATTTGAATTTAGGATCGTAAGATTTACCTCCGGACTGGTATTGATTGCTGCGTTCTTAGCATTGTTTATTTCTCAGTCAAACCCGGGAATTGGATCTTATTTTTCAGGACACTATGAGATTTCTACGATTGGGTTCTGGTTTGGAGCATTATATTTAATTGCCGCATTCTGCACTGTTCTTGCTTCTCCAAGAGTATTAGAACAACATAATATGGAATTTCCGGAGTTCTATCCTCTTCTTCTTTTCTCAGTAGTCGGGATGTTCCTGATGACTTCCGGAACAGACACCGTTACGATCTTTGTTGGATTGGAATTAATGTCAGTGTGTTTGTATGTTCTGGTTGGAATGGCAAGAAGTGATGTTTATTCTTTAGAAGCTAGCTTGAAGTATTTCCTTTTAGGAAGTTTTTCTACAGGGTTTTTCTTATTTGGAATGGCGTTCCTATTCGGAGGATCAGGCACTACACATTTGCAAGATTCTTTAAAACCTTTGCTTAGTTCAGGATTTGATTCCAATTTTACGAAAATCGGATTATTACTTCTATTAACTGGGATTTCGTTTAAGATCGCGTTATTCCCTTATCATTCATGGACACCTGACGCATATGAAGGTGCATTAACTCCAGTCACAGGATTTATGGCTACTGCCTCTAAGTCCGCTTCCATGGGACTATTACTAGTTGTTTTTTCAAAACTTCCTGGTTCCGTTTCTGGAAGAGAATGGACCTGGATCATGGGAATTTTAGCTCTGATGTCCATGACTTACGGGAATTTTGTGGCTTTAAAACAGACAAGTTTGAAGAGAGTTTTGGCATATTCTTCTATTGCTCATGCAGGTTACGTAGTCGCAGGAATTTCTTTGGGTGGAAAAGAAGAAGCTTTATTCTATCTGATCATATATTCTTTTATGAGCCTGGGAGCATTTGCTATTCTTTCTTTCTTGGAAGAAGGCAATCGTCATGTAACGTATGAATCTATTGGCGGACTCGCAAAGTCCAGGCCTTGGACTAGTTTTGCATTATTCATTTTTTTCCTATCTTTAGCAGGGATTCCTCCTTTAGGAGGCTTCTGGGCAAAATTATTCCTATTCCAAAAGATTACAGAAGGAACGGATCAAATCTCAAGATGGTTACTCATCGGTGGGATCGCAAACTCAGCACTAGCGTTATACTATTATGTGAAGGTTGGAATATTTACATATATGAACTCTGAAGATGGAGAAATATCTAAATTAGATTCTCCTAAAGCAAGTTACGGAGTGATATTCGTATCTGCAATTTCTTTGGCGGCGGTTTTAGTAGGTTGGTATTTTATCCAACCTAAAGATTTGAATAATTTAAAATTCGCAAACAAATCCGCTGAATTACAAAAGTAAGATGTCCAATTTAAAAAAAATTCTTTCTTCTATTAAAGAATATTTTGAACCTATACCTAAATTCGATGGAGAAAATGCGAACTTCAGAGAGGCAATCTATCTTTATTCTAAAAATCGTTCTGAGAAAAATTTAGAAAAACTTTCCGCCGAACTTACTAAAGCTTATTTTCTAATCCCTCATGCAGGTGAGGAAGCTGCTGCTAAAAAAGCAAAACCCAAAAAGAAAGTAGCCGCTAAAAAAAAGAAAACTTCTCCTAAAAAAGGACCGAAACCGATCGTATTATTATATGTAAGTGATGAGCATGGTAGAGTGTTCCTGCCTGCATTCTCCCATCCTTCTGAATCATTCCGTTATTTCAAAAAAGAGACTGCACTTGTTCCGATCACTGCGCGGGAATTATGGGCCTTAGGTCTACAGAATAAGGGTGTTTCAGGGGTGGCTATCGATCCGGGTTCTACGTTATGGTTGCTCTCCAGAGATCATTTGGAATTATTGCAAAAAGAAAAATAATCCTTCTTTTTTCATCGAACGCTTCCCATGTATTCTACTTTTCGAATATATATTTTCTATCTTCTGCTTTTATCCGGTTTCTTTGCTAATTG
This window encodes:
- a CDS encoding NADH-quinone oxidoreductase subunit N, with the protein product MNLIPNSNDLISILPILVLSGGGILLLGLQFFFQGFEFRIVRFTSGLVLIAAFLALFISQSNPGIGSYFSGHYEISTIGFWFGALYLIAAFCTVLASPRVLEQHNMEFPEFYPLLLFSVVGMFLMTSGTDTVTIFVGLELMSVCLYVLVGMARSDVYSLEASLKYFLLGSFSTGFFLFGMAFLFGGSGTTHLQDSLKPLLSSGFDSNFTKIGLLLLLTGISFKIALFPYHSWTPDAYEGALTPVTGFMATASKSASMGLLLVVFSKLPGSVSGREWTWIMGILALMSMTYGNFVALKQTSLKRVLAYSSIAHAGYVVAGISLGGKEEALFYLIIYSFMSLGAFAILSFLEEGNRHVTYESIGGLAKSRPWTSFALFIFFLSLAGIPPLGGFWAKLFLFQKITEGTDQISRWLLIGGIANSALALYYYVKVGIFTYMNSEDGEISKLDSPKASYGVIFVSAISLAAVLVGWYFIQPKDLNNLKFANKSAELQK
- a CDS encoding SseB family protein translates to MSNLKKILSSIKEYFEPIPKFDGENANFREAIYLYSKNRSEKNLEKLSAELTKAYFLIPHAGEEAAAKKAKPKKKVAAKKKKTSPKKGPKPIVLLYVSDEHGRVFLPAFSHPSESFRYFKKETALVPITARELWALGLQNKGVSGVAIDPGSTLWLLSRDHLELLQKEK